A genomic segment from Euleptes europaea isolate rEulEur1 chromosome 17, rEulEur1.hap1, whole genome shotgun sequence encodes:
- the LOC130488719 gene encoding F-box/LRR-repeat protein fbxl-1-like, giving the protein MEAGELPVEVITHILNFLPIPDRKEASLVNRSWYFAAQDSLRQHQPRLATLDLSGCSELTNRAVLALCSRLPDLRCLRLGKLLRVTDAGFQGVSHLRRLQSLDVSECSLVSSSELVKALGTIEWRPQLVSLNVAFCALLRDSSVISLAGALNRSLRVLDLSSCTSITNRSVQAISTHLSNLIVLRLAWCKELTDWGLLGVEQPREANDNSREKDAGPKFSRNFGNMGFFLPPPQDLEPDAPILVDLTKQEGQQKHRASLNALSHLQELDLTACGKLTDTSIAKVIAFPELRRLSLSLVPNITDTSLTAVTRHCRSLEHLSLSHCVNLTDRGFAEAAGTLPRLQHLVLSGCNQLTLQTLKAVGQECRQLKSVDISMCSGISMADVEHFQSRLPLQTSVHSRFVGGADLSVTL; this is encoded by the exons GTGATCACTCACATCCTGAATTTCCTGCCCATCCCTGACAGGAAAGAGGCCTCTCTGGTGAACCGAAGCTGGTATTTTGCAGCGCAAGACTCCTTGCGGCAG CACCAGCCTCGCTTGGCCACGCTGGACCTGAGCGGCTGCTCTGAGCTAACCAACCGGGCCGTCCTGGCCCTCTGCTCCCGCCTCCCGGACCTTCGGTGCCTGAGGCTGGGGAAGCTCCTGCGGGTCACTGACGCCGGCTTCCAGGGGGTGTCACACCTGAGGCGCCTCCAAAGCCTGGACGTGTCCGAGTGCAGCCTGGTCAGCTCCAGTGAGCTGGTGAAAGCCCTCGGGACTATTGAGTGGCGGCCTCAGCTGGTCTCGCTGAATGTTGCCTTCTGCGCTTTGCTGAGA GACAGTTCTGTCATCTCGCTGGCTGGCGCTCTCAACAGAAGCCTCCGGGTTCTGGATCTCTCCTCCTGTACGTCCATCACCAACCGAAGCGTCCAAGCCATCTCTACCCACCTCTCCAACTTGATCGTCCTGCGTTTAGCCTGGTGCAAGGAACTGACGGATTGGGGCCTGCTGGGGGTTGAGCAGCCCAGAGAGGCAAATGATAACTCCAGGGAG AAGGATGCTGGTCCGAAGTTCAGCAGGAATTTTGGGAACATGGGATTCTTCCTGCCGCCTCCACAGGATCTGGAGCCGGACGCCCCGATCCTCGTCGACCTCACGAAGCAGGAGGGCCAGCAGAAGCACCGGGCCTCCTTGAACGCCCTAAGCCACCTGCAAGAGCTTGACCTGACAGCCTGCGGGAAGCTGACGGACACGAGCATAGCCAAG GTCATCGCCTTCCCGGAGCTCCGCCGCCTGTCCCTCAGCCTGGTGCCCAACATCACCGACACGAGTCTCACAGCTGTCACCCGTCACTGCCGCAGCCTGGAGCACCTCTCGCTAAGCCACTGCGTGAACCTGACCGACAGAGGGTTCGCGGAGGCAGCCGGCACCCTGCCCAGGCTTCAGCACCTCGTCCTTTCTGGCTGCAACCAGCTCACTCTACA GACCCTGAAGGCCGTCGGTCAGGAGTGCCGGCAACTGAAGTCCGTGGACATCTCCATGTGCAGCGGGATCAGCATGGCCGACGTCGAACACTTCCAGTCACGCCTCCCCCTGCAGACGAGTGTTCACTCCCGGTTCGTGGGCGGAGCAGACCTTTCCGTCACTCTCTGA
- the ELMO3 gene encoding engulfment and cell motility protein 3, with translation MPPSKDVVKIAVQMMGAIPQLIELNQAKPLSAVVKEVCEAWNLNNSERYALQYVDGQQAYITESNRGEIKNGSILQLTTAPDHEAVKLYSGIQSNHVNVKTDSLKKLASLSRDVAFAQEFISRNGLHQLFLIVEEENNTGETLAHALKAFMELMEHDFVSWETLSPTFIKKIVSYVNVASMDPSIRQISLAILENMVPTSHSLFELVKHEVTLDRLMALLQEMIQPLQLKAMALLIALLLNASEPERRAMMDYLGEKNLRQFIHKNIVHALEPMGDEMAHYLYVLQSLTLNLLEHRMRTPMDPYSQEQRELLQSLRHSAFELENESSAGSFNTERRRSLCAKEFRKLGFVNNSNPAMDLHRFPPGLLALDCMVYFSRHFPSAYSRFVLENSSREDKHECPFARSSIQLAFILCEILHVGEPCSETAQAFYPMFFGQEHFFEELFCICIQLLNKTWKEMRATQEDFDKVMQVVREQITRTLTLRPTSLELFKSRVNALNYSEILRLRQTERMHQEEILAAPVLELREQLKPELLKLIQQQRLLHLCEGTLFRKISSRRRQDKLWYCRLSPNHKFLHYGDVEDGIESPPVESLQDKVPVADMKALLVGRECPHTKEKSSGKQNKDLLDLAFSISYDIGEYLNFIAPTRYEFCLWTDGLNVLLGRDMASERTQTDLDILLSMELKLRLLDLENIPIPDAPPVIPKPPSNLNFCYDFTHIEQ, from the exons ATGCCGCCCTCCAAAGATGTTGTGAAAATTGCAGTCCAGATGATGGGGGCAATCCCCCAGCTCATCGAACTCAACCAG GCGAAGCCCTTGTCTGCGGTTGTGAAAGAAGTTTGCGAAGC GTGGAACTTGAATAATTCGGAGCGTTACGCCCTCCAATATGTAGACGGCCAGCAGGCCTACATCACGGAGTCG AACCGTGGAGAGATTAAGAATGGGAGCATCCTGCAGCTGACTACCGCGCCG GATCACGAGGCAGTGAAACTATACAGTGGGATCCAGAGCAACCACGTGAACGTCAAGACCGACTCTTTGAAGAAGCTGGCCAGCCTTTCCAGAGATGTTGCGTTCGCTCAGGAATTCATTAGCAGGAACGGCCTGCACCAGCTCTTCCTCATTGTGGAAGAGGAGAACAA TACAGGGGAGACTCTAGCACATGCCCTGAAGGCCTTCATGGAGCTGATGGAACACGACTTCGTTTCTTGGGAGACCCTCAGTCCAACCTTCATTAAAAAA ATCGTGAGCTATGTCAATGTCGCCTCAATGGACCCCTCCATCCGGCAGATCTCGCTGGCCATCTTGGAGAACATGGTTCCCACCAGCCACTCACTCTTTGAGCTGGTCAAGCATGAAGTGACCCTGGATCGCCTCATGGCCCTTCTGCAAGA gATGATTCAGCCGCTGCAGCTGAAAGCTATGGCTCTCCTTATTGCTCTGCTCCTCAACGCCAGTGAGCCGGAGAGGAGG GCCATGATGGACTACCTGGGGGAGAAGAACCTCCGGCAATTTATTCACAAG AACATCGTCCATGCCTTGGAGCCAATGGGTGACGAGATGGCCCATTACCTCTACGTGCTGCAATCCCTAACTCTGAACCTTCTGGAACATCGGATGAGGACACCCATGGATCCTTATTCACAG GAGCAGAGGGAACTTCTCCAGTCACTGCGCCACTCCGCCTTCGAGTTGGAGAACGAATCTTCTGCCGGCAGTTTCAACACAGAACGCCGGCGCTCTCTCTGCGCCAAGGAATTCCGCAAGCTGGGCTTTGTG AATAACAGTAATCCTGCGATGGATTTGCACCGCTTCCCTCCTGGGCTCCTGGCCCTGGACTGTATGGTCTACTTCTCCAGACACTTCCCAAGTGCCTACAGCCGA TTCGTCCTCGAGAACAGCAGCCGAGAAGACAAGCACGAGTGCCCGTTTGCCCGGAGCAGCATCCAGCTGGCCTTCATTCTCTGCGAGATCCTACACGTGGGGGAGCCTT GCTCTGAGACCGCCCAGGCTTTTTACCCCATGTTCTTCGGCCAAGAGCACTTCTTCGAGGAGCTCTTCTGTATCTGCATCCAGCTGTTGAACAAGACCTGGAAGGAAATGCGGGCGACGCAGGAAGATTTTGACAAG GTGATGCAAGTGGTTCGGGAGCAGATCACCAGGACCCTGACCTTGAGGCCCACTTCCCTGGAACTCTTCAAGAGCCGAGTGAATGCCCTGAACTACAGCGAGATCCTGCGCCTCCGGCAGACAGAACGAATGCACCAGGAGGAGATTTTAGCTGCACCGGTCCT GGAACTGAGAGAGCAGCTGAAACCGGAACTTCTCAAGCTGATCCAGCAGCAGCGGCTTCTGCACCTCTGCGAAGGAACCCTCTTCCGCAAGATTAGCAGCCGGCGCAGGCAGG ATAAGCTCTGGTACTGCCGCCTTTCTCCCAACCACAAATTCCTGCACTATGGAGATGTCGAAGATGGTATAGAAAGCCCGCCCGTCGAAAGCCTGCAGGACAAAG TTCCTGTGGCAGATATGAAAGCTCTCTTGGTTGGCCGGGAATGCCCACATACGAAGGAGAAGAGCTCCGGCAAGCAGAATAAG gACCTCCTGGACCTTGCCTTTTCCATAAGCTATGACATTGGGGAATATTTGAATTTCATCGCCCCGACGCGGTACGAG ttCTGCCTGTGGACGGACGGGTTGAATGTGCTTCTGGGCCGGGACATGGCGAGCGAGCGCACCCAGACCGACCTGGATATCTTGCTGTCGATGGAGCTGAAGCTGCGGTTGCTGGACCTGGAGAACATTCCCATCCCGGACGCCCCACCGGTCATCCCAAAGCCCCCCAGTAACTTAAACTTCTGCTATGATTTCACCCATATAGAACAGTGA